GACGAACACGAGGGCGCCGGAGACGAGGATCTTCGTCGAGAGTCTCATGTCGGGTTCACGGGCGGCGTCCGGACGGTTGTGAGTTTGGTCGGATCGGCTGGCGCCGTCGCCCCCATTCCGGTCACTGCAGATACCCCAACTGTTCGAGTCGCGCCTTGCGCTCGGCGCCGATGGAGACCGATCCGCGCTCGCCGGCGGCGTCGACGGAGTCGAGCCAGTCGTCGAGCGCGTCGGTCAGGTCGGCGACGAGGTCGGGGCGAGCCTCGGACACGTCGGTCGCCTCGGCCGGGTCGGCGTCGAGGTCGTAGAGGCGTTCGGAGCCGTCGGAGCCGCGGATCAGTTTGTGCTCGTCGGTCCTGATGGCCCGCAGCGACCGGTCGTAGGTCCGGAGGTCCTCGGGCACCCGACCGAGGTTGCGTTCGAGCGCGGCCATCGACGGCTGGGGCGCCACGTACTCGCTGACGACGAACTCCCGAGCGGGAGTCCCGGCGTCGGGGTGGAACGAGGTGCCGTGGAACCGCTCGCGAGCCTCGGGCGCCTCGATGTCGGCGGCGTCCAGCAGCGTCGGCGGGAGGTCCAGCAGGCTCACGAGGGCTTCGAGGTCCGACCCGCCGGTGAACGCGCCGCCGTGGAGGACGAGCGGCACCCGAACGAGCGTGTCGTAGAGGCAGTACTGGTGGTCCATCATGCCGTGGTCGCCGACGTTCTCGCCGTGGTCGGCGGTGACGACGAGGATCGTGTCCTCCCACTCCCCGGCGGCCTGCAGGGCGGTCCGGAGCGCGGCCAGTTGCTCGTCGAAATAGGTGATCTCGCCGCGGTACAGCGCCCGGAGGAGCGCGAGGTCGCGCTCCGAGAGGTCCAGATCGCCGGCGAGGAACTCCCACGGTTTCTGGGGCACCTCCATCGCCTCCTCGTAGGTGGCGCCCTCGGGGAGGTGGCGCTCGGTCGTCTCCCGGGGCGGCCGGTACTCCAGGTGGGGTTCGAGGTAGTTGACCAGCAGGAAGAACGGATCGTCGCTCGACCGGTCGGTCACCCAGTCGGCGATCCAGTTCGTCGAGCGCTCGGCGCCGTCGTCCGAGCGGTCGCGGACGAACTGCCGGTACAGCGTGTTGGCGGCGTTGACCACCGGGTTGCCGTCGAACAGTTTCCGGGCGACCAGACGGGCGCGGCTCTGTTCGGTCTCGTCGACGAGTTCCGAGAGCGCGTTGTCGGACTGGACGAGCTGCCACATCTGGCGGAACTCGTCGAACCCGCGGTCGAACCCGGACTCGGCGCTGAGCCAGGTGTTGTTCGAGACGCAGACCGTCTCGTAGCCCGCCGCGCGGAACGGCTCGGGCAGGACGGGCAGCCGGTCGTCTAGGCGCTCGTGGTCGGCGTGGGCGCCGTGTTCCGAGGGGGGCGCCCCGGTCAGCAGCGAGGCGTGGGAGGGGAGCGTCCACGGGGCCGCCGAGACGGCCTGCGTGGCCCTGGTCCCCGAGGTTGCGAGCTCTGCGAGCGTCGGCGCGACCTGCGAGTCGTCGGCGTCGTCGACTCGCGTCGTGTCGGCGACGACGACGACGACGTTCGGCTGTGCGGCCATTGTCGCCCGGACTTGGCGGGCAAGACCGATAGCAATTGGCCGCTTACTTCCGGCGGTTTGGACCGTTTCGCCGCCGCAGATACGCGCGTTCGGTACCGAGGGCTTACCGTCTCCCCGCACCGGCCGCTCGGTCGCCGCCGATCCCGCTCACGCACCCGCCGTCTCCGGTAAGACGAGCTTAGCCGACCGCCCGGTCGCCGCTCGCGCGGCCAGTCGGCTCGCGTCGACCGATGGCCGACGGAATTCCGCCGGTCGAAGGCCGGGGCCTCCGGTGGCGTGTCCCGCCGGCGACTCGTTCGAAGGTGATTAGTAGTTCACATGAAAACGGCTCCTCGTGTCCAGCCCTCCACCCCGAACAGCACCCGCCAGATACGCGGCCGTCTGCCTCCTCGTCGTCGCGGCGATCGGCGCGGTGACGGCGGGGGCGACCACCGTCGCGACGACGGCGCCAGTGCGACCCTGACCGACGCGACCGTCCACGCGTCGCGCGGTGTCGTCACCGGCACGCTCGACCTCGGCGCGAACGGCTCGCTCCGACTCGTCGACGCGGACGGCGAAACGGCGACCGCCGATGCCGCGAGCGCCCGCACCGCGACCGCCGAGGCGACCGCTTTGCCAGCCACCGTCGCCGCCACCGCGACGGCGGGGACGGGCGCCGGGCCGACGCTCGCCATCGAAAACCGCGGCCCCGACTTCTCGACCGCGGCGGTCGTCACGTTCGGGGACCGTTCTCGGAACGTCACGCTCCCGTCGGGCCGGTTCTTCGCGTTCGCCGCCCGTCGGACTGCGGACGAGGGGGTGCGCGTCGCCGTCTGGGACGCCGAGCGGCCGTGGGACCGCGAGTGGGACGCGAGCTTCGACTCCGTCCCACGGACGGGGTGGCGCGTCGTTCTCGACGGGCGGGCGTTCCTCGACGGCCTCGCGGTCGGCGTCGATGACCAGGCGGCTGGCGATGCCGGCGGTGGCGCCGACGACGCGCCCACCCCCACAGAGGACCCGTTTCCCGAAATGCCCGATATGCCCGACGGGAACGACCCCGACCCCGAGTTCGACGACGGGGACGAGGAGGGAGGCGAACTGTACGGCGGCGGTTCGATCTTCTTCGGTCTGCTGCTGCTCGTCTTCGGTAGTCTCGGCGTCCGCTACGCTCGCCCGCTCACGCGGTTCAACGAGCAGATGGACGCCATCGGAAGCAAGACGCCCGCTTCGGAGGTCGAACCCGCCGAGTGGAACGTCGCGTTCACGAAGATCCTCTCCGCGTTCTTCGCCCTGCTCGGACTCGGGCTGGTCGTCGCTGGGATCCTCTGATCCCCGATATCTGCCGGCGAACCCGGCGCCCCCCTCACCCCTCGCCGACCATGCGGTCCTCGTCGTCCCACTCCCGCTCGCGGAGTTCGTACTTCTGGACCTTCCCGGTCGCCGTGGTCGGCAGGTCGTCGACGAACTCGACCCGTCTGACCGCCTTGTAGCTCGCCAGCCGCTCGCGGGTGAACGAGGTCAGTTCATCTTCGAGCGCGGCGGGGTCGTCGGGCTCCCCGTCCGGGACGACGAACGCCTTCGGCGCCTCGCCCCACTCGTCGCTCGGCGCGGGGATCACGGCCACGTCCGCGACGGCCTCGTGTTCGAACAGCGCGTCCTCCAGCTCGATCGTCGAGATGTTCTCCCCGCCGGAGACGATGATGTCTTTCTTCCGGTCCTGGATGGCGATCATCCCCTCGTCGTCGACCGTCGCCAGATCGCCGGTGTGGTAGTACCCCTCGATCCGTTCGGAGAAGGCCGCCTCGGTGGCCTCGGGCTTGTTCCAGTACCCCTCCATCACCTGGTTGCCGCGGACGACGACCTCGCCGACGGTCTCGTCGTCTCTGGGCACGTCCGCGCCGTCCTCGTCGACGACCCGAACTTCGGTGCCGAGATAGCCGAGCCCCTGGCGCTTCTTGACGGCGAAGCGGTCCGGGCCGTCGTCGTCGAAGTGCCGGCGGGCGTCGGAGGTGGTGATCAGCGGGCCGGTCTCGGTCGCGCCGTAGACGTGCTTGAGGTACCAGCCGAACTCGTCTTCGACGGTGCGGATAGTCGCCTCGGGCGGCGCGCTGCCGGCGGTCGCGACGCGCACGTCCGCCGCGCCGGTCGTCGGAGGGTCGTGGGCCTCGTAGTAGTCGATCAGCATGTTCAGCACCGTCGGCGCGCAGCAGAGATAGGACACGTCCTCGGCGGCGACGGTCTCGAAGATCCGCTCGGCGTCGACCCCGCGCGTGCAGACGTGGGTCGCGCCCATCCCGGTGATCGCGTAGATGTGGCCCCAGCCGTTGACGTGGAACATCGGCAGCGTCCACAGGTAGGTGTCGTCGTCGCGGATCTCCTGGTGGACCGAGACCAGGTAGGCGTGCAGCGTCTCGGTGCGGTGGGTCCGCATCACGCCCTTCGGGTCGCCCGTCGTCCCCGAGGTGTAGTTGATCGTGATCACGTCGTCCTCGGCCATCTCCGGGCGGTCCACGTCCGGGTCCGGACCGGCGGCGTCGACGAGCGTGTCGAAGTCCGCCCAGTCGCCGTCTCGCGGTGACCCGCTCGACGCGTCCGAGGCGCTGCCCGCCTCGCCGTCGACGGCGTCGGCGCCGTTCGTCACGAACGTCTCCGTCGGCACGTCGTCGCGGATCGGCTCGATCTTCCCGGCGTACTCCCGGTCGGCGTAGATGGCGTCGACCTCCGCGTCGTTCAGAATGTACTCGAAGTCGTCGGGCGTCAGCCGGTAGTTCAGCGGCGTGTGGACGGCTCCCAGTCCCATCGTCCCGTAGGCGGCTTCGAGGTGGTAGTGCGTGTTCGGGTCCAGCACCGCGACGCGGTCGCCCTTCCCGATACCGCGCTCGGCCAGCGCCGCCGAGAAGCGGTCGACCCGGTCGCCGAGCTCCGCGTAGGTGAACCGTTCTCCCGTCGTCGCCACGACCGCCTCGTCGTCGCCGTAGTGGCGCCGCGCGCGGTCGAGGAAGTCCGTCACCAGCAGTGGCTTGTGCATGGTATCGCCTCGCCCGGAGCTATCGGACGGACACCACATAAAGTGGATGTTCGATTGTGTAGGATGGGGGTCGGGACGCGGCGGTCGAGCCGCGTGCCGGTGGGCCCTGGCCCGTTCGACGCGGGCGGGAGGCGGCGAGTACAAGGGGGCGGAGTGCGTTGTGGGCGTATGGACTCGACGCAGTCGGACGACGGCAACGGCCGTATCGCACGCCTGGTTCTCGCCGCCGGCCTCGGCGCGGCCGCGCTCTGGTCGCTTCGGAAGGGCAAACGCCTCCGCGGCGCCCTCGCGGGCGTCGGCGCCGCGGCGCTCGGCTACAGCGCGACGAGCGACGCCGACGGCGTGACCGAACCGCTGGCCGAGGAGTTCGATATCGACGCGACCGGCGAGAGCGACGAGGTCGAATCGGACGCCGCCGAGAGCGACCACCTCCGCTGTGCGGCCTGCGGCGAACCCATCGTCGCCGGGCAGGTCCGCTCGCCCAACGAGGACGGCGAGACCGTCCACGAGAGCTGCCTCGAAGCGACGGCCTGAGTCGCGGACCCCCTTCTTTGGGCCCGTGTCTCCGGTCGACAGCCGCTAGTCTCTCGGCTCCCGAGCGGTCGAAACCGGTCGCGGTGACCCCCGAGTCCGGCGGTGAAAGCACTTGATCGACGCGTTCGGCGTGGGTGCTAACAGCGAACGTGCTCCGACGGCTGCATCAACGGCAGATAGACTCGGCAAAACGAACGCGTAGTGTATCGAAGCATCTATGTGGAGTGTAGATTTTCCGTCTTGTCGAAAACCGAGTCTCCGTGTACTGATCCGTATTTCAACCGAACATTAGCCATTTATACTATGGCCACACCACTTTCAGGCGCATGGAACGGTCCACGTTAAGTCTGTTCGCAGGGGCCGGTGGTTGCACGTTGGGATTCGACCGGGCCGGATTCGACGTGAAGTTGGGTATCGATATAGATAGCGACGCTATTAGTACCTACGACGCGAATTTCTCCGAGATCGATTCCGTCCAAAAGGATCTCAGTAATGCGACTTCCGATTGGCTACTGGAACGGTTAGAATTAGAGCCCGGGGAACTCGACTTTCTGATCGGTGGCCCGCCCTGTCAAGGGTTTAGTTCCGCCGGAAACGGATTCTGGGACGACCCTCGAAATCAGCTGTTGAAGCAGTATATTCGTTATCTGGAAGAGCTGCAGCCGAAATGGTTCCTGATGGAGAACGTCGAAGGTTTGCTGACTGCTCAGGAAAGTCAATATATCACGGAAACCGCTCGAAAACTCGTAGACGCAGGATACACGATACGGGTCCATAAGCTGTATTCGCATTGGCACGGGCTTCCGCAAAAGCGAAAACGTGTATTTATAGTAGGAAACTCCGGCGGAGTGAATTTCGAATTTCCCGATCCGACACACCATGGTATCAGTGCAGTTTCGCCACCTCGATCGATCACAGACGCCATATCCGATCTTCCAGAGCCGGCCGAGAGCAAGCCGAAACGACTCGAATATGCGAGCACACCCGAAACTGGCTATCAGCAAAGCCTTCGAAACGAAGCGGTTACCGATCACTACGATACAGAGGTTTCGGACGTACTTCGGAAACGGATCGAGCACCTTGAGTCGGGGCAGTCGATGCAAGACCTTCCCGAAGACCTGCAGCACGATTCCTTCGACCGACGAGCCAGTAGACGAGTTAAAGATGGCACCCCAACCGAAAAGAGGGGTGGGGCGCCAAGCGGCCTGAAGCGGTTGGTGCCCGACGAACCGAGTCTAACAATTACGGGAGGAAGCCGTTCCGAATTCGTTCACCCGGAGCGAGACCGATTCCTTACGCTACGGGAATGCGCAAGAATTCAGTCGTTCCCCGACTGGTTCCAGTTCCGGGGGTCGAAAACAAGTAAGCAGCAACAGATCGCGAACGCGATTCCGCCCCTTATCGCTGAGAAACTAGCCGATCACTTCGGGAAGGTCATGGAACGGAATGCTGACGCGCCTTATGGCGACGCGGAAGGAGGGTTGTTAGGTTTCTTTATGACGAAAGCAGACTCCAGAAGTCCGGCCCTCGATAGAACACATGACAAATTATCTGAGCTTCGGAACCGTACGCAGGTCGAAGTCTGACGATGAAACTATCACAATCCGACATATCAAAGCTAGAGGATGCTCGAACGGTAGGCGGTGATCCGAGCGTCTCTCTCAGTGACGCCGAGATGGTGAACTTGCTGAAATTAGTCGCGAGGGACTTGGATTTAGAGATTCCTGATGAACTGACTTGCGAAAAGTGCGACGAAACGTTGGACTCTGGCTTTTTCGAGGCTGAAATCGATAGTTTAGGCTGTTCAAAATTGGAGTCGACCTTTTCGTTAAACGAGCTACTGAAGCGGTCACTTGGTGAATACGCGGAAGATAACCCGAACATCTTCACATATTATTCTCTTTTAGTACAGCTCCATTCATACCGTCGAAAATTTGCAAAGGTATGCGATGTACAGGAGATACCTGAACTCGAGACCGTCATCCCGCGTGGGCTCCTCGAGATTGGAAAGTTCGATGAAGAATCGTTGGTTTCGTGGCTAACGTGGCGAAAATTTCTGTACGATATCGACAATCGGTCCGCTCAAACGGCTGGGTATCTATTCGAGCCGATCCTTACCGAAGCGATCGGTGGAGCGTCCTACAGTTCAAGCAAATCCCCTATCGAACGAACTAATCGAAGAGGAAGCCGACAAGT
The window above is part of the Halosimplex rubrum genome. Proteins encoded here:
- a CDS encoding restriction endonuclease, with amino-acid sequence MKLSQSDISKLEDARTVGGDPSVSLSDAEMVNLLKLVARDLDLEIPDELTCEKCDETLDSGFFEAEIDSLGCSKLESTFSLNELLKRSLGEYAEDNPNIFTYYSLLVQLHSYRRKFAKVCDVQEIPELETVIPRGLLEIGKFDEESLVSWLTWRKFLYDIDNRSAQTAGYLFEPILTEAIGGASYSSSKSPIERTNRRGSRQVDCIVGDTAYEFKMRVTIAASGQGRFREELQFAEDARNSGYTPVLLVLDPTPSKKLTKLSNEFGEYGGQAYTGDEAWNHLEVRAGDTLSEFLEKYVRDPISSIDEHKEQFESLAIDHDDEDGSVMVTVGETEIQLR
- a CDS encoding DUF2892 domain-containing protein, translating into MDSTQSDDGNGRIARLVLAAGLGAAALWSLRKGKRLRGALAGVGAAALGYSATSDADGVTEPLAEEFDIDATGESDEVESDAAESDHLRCAACGEPIVAGQVRSPNEDGETVHESCLEATA
- a CDS encoding sulfatase, with product MAAQPNVVVVVADTTRVDDADDSQVAPTLAELATSGTRATQAVSAAPWTLPSHASLLTGAPPSEHGAHADHERLDDRLPVLPEPFRAAGYETVCVSNNTWLSAESGFDRGFDEFRQMWQLVQSDNALSELVDETEQSRARLVARKLFDGNPVVNAANTLYRQFVRDRSDDGAERSTNWIADWVTDRSSDDPFFLLVNYLEPHLEYRPPRETTERHLPEGATYEEAMEVPQKPWEFLAGDLDLSERDLALLRALYRGEITYFDEQLAALRTALQAAGEWEDTILVVTADHGENVGDHGMMDHQYCLYDTLVRVPLVLHGGAFTGGSDLEALVSLLDLPPTLLDAADIEAPEARERFHGTSFHPDAGTPAREFVVSEYVAPQPSMAALERNLGRVPEDLRTYDRSLRAIRTDEHKLIRGSDGSERLYDLDADPAEATDVSEARPDLVADLTDALDDWLDSVDAAGERGSVSIGAERKARLEQLGYLQ
- a CDS encoding DNA cytosine methyltransferase codes for the protein MERSTLSLFAGAGGCTLGFDRAGFDVKLGIDIDSDAISTYDANFSEIDSVQKDLSNATSDWLLERLELEPGELDFLIGGPPCQGFSSAGNGFWDDPRNQLLKQYIRYLEELQPKWFLMENVEGLLTAQESQYITETARKLVDAGYTIRVHKLYSHWHGLPQKRKRVFIVGNSGGVNFEFPDPTHHGISAVSPPRSITDAISDLPEPAESKPKRLEYASTPETGYQQSLRNEAVTDHYDTEVSDVLRKRIEHLESGQSMQDLPEDLQHDSFDRRASRRVKDGTPTEKRGGAPSGLKRLVPDEPSLTITGGSRSEFVHPERDRFLTLRECARIQSFPDWFQFRGSKTSKQQQIANAIPPLIAEKLADHFGKVMERNADAPYGDAEGGLLGFFMTKADSRSPALDRTHDKLSELRNRTQVEV
- a CDS encoding long-chain-fatty-acid--CoA ligase, coding for MHKPLLVTDFLDRARRHYGDDEAVVATTGERFTYAELGDRVDRFSAALAERGIGKGDRVAVLDPNTHYHLEAAYGTMGLGAVHTPLNYRLTPDDFEYILNDAEVDAIYADREYAGKIEPIRDDVPTETFVTNGADAVDGEAGSASDASSGSPRDGDWADFDTLVDAAGPDPDVDRPEMAEDDVITINYTSGTTGDPKGVMRTHRTETLHAYLVSVHQEIRDDDTYLWTLPMFHVNGWGHIYAITGMGATHVCTRGVDAERIFETVAAEDVSYLCCAPTVLNMLIDYYEAHDPPTTGAADVRVATAGSAPPEATIRTVEDEFGWYLKHVYGATETGPLITTSDARRHFDDDGPDRFAVKKRQGLGYLGTEVRVVDEDGADVPRDDETVGEVVVRGNQVMEGYWNKPEATEAAFSERIEGYYHTGDLATVDDEGMIAIQDRKKDIIVSGGENISTIELEDALFEHEAVADVAVIPAPSDEWGEAPKAFVVPDGEPDDPAALEDELTSFTRERLASYKAVRRVEFVDDLPTTATGKVQKYELREREWDDEDRMVGEG